Proteins co-encoded in one Armatimonadota bacterium genomic window:
- a CDS encoding NTPase codes for MADIFLITGRPGVGKTTLIRRVTTWLGGRAGGFYTEEVRHGGARTGFRLVTLDGRSAVFAHVDLAGRSPHRVGRYGVDLAVLEGIGVAALRHAAERGHIVVVDEIGKMELLSAAFRHTLEEIVRASVPLLATITAAPHPWADAFKRHPDAVVQVLTPANRNRVEDAIRTWAARLLARPAE; via the coding sequence TTGGCCGACATCTTCCTGATCACAGGCCGTCCCGGCGTGGGCAAGACCACGCTGATCCGGCGGGTGACAACGTGGCTCGGCGGACGCGCCGGAGGCTTCTACACCGAGGAGGTCCGACATGGTGGAGCGCGCACGGGGTTTCGCCTTGTCACGCTGGACGGCCGCTCCGCCGTCTTCGCCCATGTCGACCTCGCCGGCCGGTCACCCCACCGCGTCGGGCGCTATGGCGTGGACCTCGCCGTCCTGGAGGGGATCGGTGTGGCTGCCCTCCGCCACGCAGCGGAGCGGGGGCACATCGTCGTGGTGGACGAGATTGGCAAGATGGAGCTCCTGAGCGCAGCCTTCCGCCATACCCTTGAGGAGATCGTTCGCGCGTCCGTACCACTGCTCGCCACCATCACCGCCGCCCCGCACCCCTGGGCCGATGCGTTCAAGCGGCATCCGGACGCGGTCGTGCAGGTCCTCACGCCCGCCAACCGGAATCGCGTGGAAGACGCCATCAGAACCTGGGCCGCAAGGCTCCTGGCAAGACCCGCAGAGTGA
- a CDS encoding EthD family reductase, with translation MVFKVLVWLRGKSGQSPEQFKRYWLEVHAPLARDKLQGLRRYTINVVTGAPRGEPLVQGVAELEFDSQEAFTAALTTPAGREVMLDLSNFCAESGAMFAEEYRIV, from the coding sequence ATGGTGTTCAAGGTCCTGGTCTGGCTGCGCGGCAAGAGCGGACAGAGCCCCGAGCAGTTCAAGCGCTACTGGCTCGAGGTGCACGCGCCGCTGGCCCGCGACAAGCTCCAGGGGCTGCGGCGCTACACCATCAACGTCGTGACGGGCGCCCCGCGGGGAGAGCCGCTGGTGCAGGGGGTGGCGGAACTGGAGTTCGACTCGCAGGAGGCGTTCACAGCCGCCCTCACCACGCCCGCCGGCCGCGAGGTGATGCTCGACCTCTCGAACTTCTGCGCCGAGTCGGGCGCGATGTTCGCCGAAGAGTACCGGATCGTCTAG
- a CDS encoding enoyl-ACP reductase: MGVANKRSIAWGIARAFHREGAQLAFTYQNDRLKENLVELLAELGDVERFPIFPCDVQSDEQIDAVFAGLRTQWGALDVLVHCLAFAGREELARPFTQISRQGYAQALEISAYSLLRVAGAARPLLEAAGGGAILTLTYNAVTAVVPSYGVMAIAKAALECEVRYLAAELGPANIRVNAISAGPLRTLAASAVRGLSAFRDVVAEVAPLRRNITQEDVGDAAVFLASDLARAVTGNTLFVDSGFHVMGAAGAAEVRGKAPA, translated from the coding sequence ATGGGCGTCGCCAACAAGCGCAGCATCGCCTGGGGCATCGCCCGGGCGTTCCACCGCGAGGGCGCGCAACTGGCCTTCACGTACCAGAACGATCGGCTGAAGGAGAACCTGGTCGAGCTGCTGGCCGAGCTGGGCGACGTCGAGCGGTTCCCCATCTTCCCATGTGACGTCCAAAGCGACGAGCAGATCGATGCGGTGTTCGCGGGCCTGCGGACGCAGTGGGGCGCCCTCGACGTGCTGGTCCACTGCCTGGCGTTCGCCGGACGCGAGGAGCTCGCGCGCCCCTTCACGCAGATCTCGCGCCAGGGCTACGCGCAGGCCTTGGAGATCAGCGCCTACTCGCTGCTCCGCGTCGCCGGTGCCGCACGCCCGCTCCTGGAGGCCGCAGGTGGTGGGGCCATCCTGACGCTGACCTACAACGCGGTGACGGCGGTGGTGCCCTCCTACGGTGTCATGGCCATCGCCAAGGCAGCGCTGGAGTGCGAGGTACGCTACCTGGCCGCCGAGCTGGGACCGGCCAACATCCGCGTCAACGCCATCTCCGCCGGTCCCCTGCGCACCCTGGCCGCCAGCGCGGTGCGGGGCCTGAGCGCGTTCCGCGACGTCGTCGCGGAGGTGGCGCCGCTGCGGCGCAACATCACCCAGGAAGACGTCGGCGACGCCGCGGTCTTCCTCGCCAGCGACCTGGCGCGCGCCGTGACGGGCAACACGCTGTTCGTTGACAGCGGGTTCCACGTCATGGGCGCCGCGGGTGCCGCCGAGGTACGCGGCAAGGCGCCAGCGTAG
- a CDS encoding DUF305 domain-containing protein, translating into MRVVGSLALVTVVVAALVASPSAPSAAAGAAPPGAVPAPHPALATLATLNGATFDVAFLRELIPVHEEAIEIALAATLNADHPELLQWNQVVIDRKSAQVRQMLAWLQAAGAAPGRRNANAVTEPVKKVRSLKGAALEKVYLPLMAAHLEQSVALARLAVTKASRAEVRTMARQIVQTETREAAMLRDWLRRWYGK; encoded by the coding sequence ATGCGTGTGGTCGGTTCGCTTGCCCTCGTCACCGTTGTCGTCGCGGCGCTCGTCGCGTCGCCATCTGCCCCCTCGGCTGCTGCGGGCGCCGCGCCGCCGGGCGCTGTCCCCGCCCCACATCCGGCGCTGGCCACACTGGCAACGCTCAACGGCGCAACCTTCGACGTGGCCTTCCTGCGCGAGCTGATCCCGGTGCACGAGGAAGCCATCGAGATCGCCCTGGCCGCGACGCTGAACGCCGACCATCCCGAGCTGCTGCAGTGGAACCAGGTTGTGATCGACCGCAAGAGCGCGCAGGTGCGACAGATGCTGGCGTGGCTGCAGGCTGCCGGCGCCGCGCCCGGCCGGCGCAACGCCAACGCCGTCACCGAGCCCGTCAAGAAAGTGCGCAGCCTCAAGGGGGCAGCGCTGGAGAAGGTCTACCTGCCCCTGATGGCCGCCCACCTGGAGCAGAGCGTGGCGCTGGCGCGACTGGCGGTCACCAAGGCCTCGCGCGCCGAGGTCCGGACCATGGCCCGGCAGATCGTGCAGACCGAAACCCGCGAGGCCGCGATGCTGCGTGACTGGCTCCGGCGGTGGTACGGTAAGTAG
- a CDS encoding sulfurtransferase gives MGYVKPDVLVETGWVAEHLGDPALRIVEVSVDRTAYDQGHIPGALNLDWKVDLTDPLRRDLPSQAQFEALLSEAGISNDHTVVFYGDNNNWFAAWAYWIFQYYGHRAARIMNGGRRKWIDEGRPLVQDVPSYPQTQYRAAAPNPEIRALRDYVLARLGQPGHGLVDVRSPREYTGELLAPENLPQEGAQRGGHIPGAKNIPWGMAVREDGTFKTADELRALYEGQGITPDKEVIAYCRIGERSAHTWFVLRELLGYPRVRNYDGSWTEYGSLVNVPIEK, from the coding sequence ATGGGCTACGTTAAACCCGATGTGCTGGTGGAGACCGGCTGGGTCGCCGAGCACCTGGGCGACCCGGCCCTACGGATCGTGGAAGTGTCGGTGGACCGCACCGCCTACGACCAGGGGCACATCCCCGGCGCTCTGAACCTCGACTGGAAGGTCGACCTCACCGACCCGCTGCGCCGGGACCTGCCCTCGCAGGCGCAGTTCGAGGCCCTGCTGAGCGAGGCGGGCATCAGCAACGACCACACTGTGGTCTTCTACGGCGACAACAACAACTGGTTCGCCGCGTGGGCCTACTGGATCTTCCAGTACTACGGGCACCGCGCCGCGCGCATCATGAACGGCGGCCGCAGGAAGTGGATCGACGAGGGCCGGCCGCTGGTGCAGGACGTGCCATCGTACCCGCAGACCCAGTACCGCGCGGCGGCCCCCAACCCGGAGATCCGCGCGCTGCGCGACTACGTGCTGGCGCGGCTCGGGCAGCCGGGCCACGGCCTCGTCGACGTGCGCTCGCCCAGGGAGTACACGGGCGAGCTGCTGGCCCCGGAGAACCTGCCCCAGGAAGGCGCCCAGCGCGGCGGGCACATCCCCGGCGCCAAGAACATTCCCTGGGGCATGGCGGTCCGCGAGGACGGCACCTTCAAGACGGCCGACGAACTACGCGCGCTCTACGAAGGCCAGGGCATCACGCCCGACAAGGAGGTCATCGCCTACTGCCGCATCGGCGAGCGGTCGGCGCACACGTGGTTCGTGCTGCGTGAGCTGCTGGGCTACCCTCGCGTGCGCAACTACGACGGCTCGTGGACCGAGTACGGCAGCCTGGTAAACGTGCCGATCGAGAAGTAG
- a CDS encoding AI-2E family transporter, whose product MDRRWLRLAAWGGGILVLWWVLGQLRTLTGMAIVVLIITFPIYPVVDWLEGRGLGRAAAAALVLLGVLAGLTLGLAVVIPWLVDQVNVLVRVAPAGIRAVTELLARWQAQVAEPTFPHLLRTAWERAGESAVSAANGLASRLVNTVVGWLGQLYLVLLLPFVIYFVLLDYRRVRAATLALLSPQARPRVERLLGTLTQTLRWGLWAQVVVSGIVGGLTAIGLAVLGVPGPLAIGLFAGVAEAIPYIGGFATYGVALLAAIPQGGAVWLWAVVVVTVVKLLSNVLVPLVLGKFTHIHPLAIIAALLALAQLFGLVGMFFAVPVVVIIREVLAWWQEARP is encoded by the coding sequence ATGGATCGGCGGTGGCTGCGCCTGGCGGCGTGGGGTGGCGGGATCCTGGTGCTCTGGTGGGTACTGGGACAACTGCGTACGCTCACCGGCATGGCCATCGTCGTGCTCATCATCACCTTCCCCATCTATCCCGTGGTCGATTGGCTGGAGGGTCGGGGGCTGGGACGCGCGGCCGCGGCGGCCCTGGTGCTGCTGGGCGTGCTGGCCGGGCTGACCCTCGGGCTCGCCGTGGTCATCCCCTGGCTGGTCGATCAGGTCAACGTGCTCGTCCGCGTCGCGCCGGCCGGGATCCGCGCGGTCACCGAGTTGCTGGCGCGCTGGCAGGCGCAAGTCGCGGAGCCCACGTTCCCCCACCTGCTGCGCACGGCCTGGGAACGTGCCGGCGAGAGCGCCGTCAGCGCCGCCAACGGGCTCGCCTCGCGCCTGGTGAACACGGTGGTCGGGTGGCTGGGCCAGCTCTACCTGGTGCTGCTGCTACCGTTCGTGATCTACTTCGTGTTGCTCGACTACCGGCGCGTGCGCGCGGCGACGCTCGCGCTGCTGTCGCCGCAGGCGCGGCCCCGGGTCGAGCGCCTATTGGGGACGCTGACGCAGACGCTGCGGTGGGGGTTGTGGGCGCAGGTGGTGGTGAGCGGCATCGTGGGTGGCCTGACGGCCATCGGACTCGCGGTGCTCGGCGTGCCCGGGCCCCTGGCGATCGGGCTGTTCGCGGGGGTGGCGGAGGCGATTCCCTACATCGGCGGCTTTGCCACCTACGGGGTGGCGTTGTTGGCGGCGATCCCCCAGGGCGGCGCGGTGTGGCTGTGGGCTGTGGTGGTGGTGACCGTCGTGAAGCTGTTGTCCAACGTCCTCGTGCCGCTCGTGCTGGGGAAGTTCACCCACATCCACCCGCTGGCCATCATCGCGGCGCTCCTGGCCCTGGCGCAGCTATTCGGTCTGGTGGGGATGTTCTTCGCCGTCCCGGTGGTGGTCATCATCCGGGAAGTGCTGGCGTGGTGGCAGGAGGCGCGCCCGTGA
- a CDS encoding ABC transporter substrate-binding protein, whose protein sequence is MPRREFLAKLTQFGLAAAGLAWLADRPAAAQGRRRVRLAFCSQLLCIIPYEVARRQGYYAEAGLDVELVYFRGGTAAMQALVGGAVDYAATSFDVALAAAGRGADVVRFFTTGRLPLFALAVAPHTAEAVRGLADLRGRTVGVSGLGNADHLLAVYLLRRAGVPPTAVQFAVLGPNLFEALRAGHVDAGMVQEPAATLLEQAGGRVLVNLMDLAQARRYLGGPYEFMGVAVRGAEWQERQAEMRALAQALGRALRFIHYGTPRLVIDALPGELIAGGDRALLEQVLARHRKSLYPQDGRLDLDAARRVVTVQQQAGQPVTADLGRLLNPAIAGAAGR, encoded by the coding sequence ATGCCACGGCGCGAGTTCCTGGCGAAGCTGACGCAGTTCGGCCTCGCCGCAGCCGGCCTGGCCTGGCTGGCCGATCGACCCGCGGCGGCGCAGGGGCGTCGGCGCGTGCGGCTGGCGTTCTGCAGCCAGCTGCTGTGCATCATTCCCTACGAGGTCGCCCGGCGCCAGGGTTACTACGCCGAGGCCGGGCTGGACGTGGAGCTCGTCTACTTCCGCGGCGGCACCGCCGCGATGCAGGCCCTGGTGGGCGGCGCGGTCGACTACGCGGCGACGTCGTTCGACGTGGCGCTGGCCGCCGCCGGTCGCGGCGCCGACGTCGTCCGGTTCTTCACCACCGGGCGGCTGCCGCTGTTCGCGCTGGCCGTGGCCCCGCACACGGCGGAAGCGGTGCGTGGGCTGGCCGACCTGCGGGGGCGCACGGTGGGCGTCTCAGGGCTGGGCAACGCCGACCACCTGCTGGCCGTCTACCTGCTCCGGCGTGCCGGCGTGCCGCCGACGGCCGTGCAGTTCGCGGTGCTGGGGCCCAACCTCTTCGAGGCCCTGCGCGCCGGGCACGTCGACGCCGGCATGGTGCAGGAGCCCGCGGCCACCCTGCTGGAGCAGGCCGGCGGGCGCGTGCTCGTCAACCTCATGGACCTGGCCCAGGCGCGCCGGTACCTGGGCGGCCCGTACGAGTTCATGGGCGTGGCGGTCCGCGGCGCCGAATGGCAGGAGCGTCAGGCAGAGATGCGGGCGCTGGCGCAGGCGCTGGGGCGCGCGCTCCGGTTCATCCACTATGGGACCCCGCGGCTGGTGATCGACGCACTGCCGGGCGAGCTCATCGCCGGCGGCGACCGCGCGCTGCTCGAGCAGGTGCTGGCCCGACACCGCAAGTCGCTCTACCCGCAGGACGGCCGGCTCGACCTGGACGCGGCCCGCCGGGTCGTGACGGTGCAGCAGCAGGCAGGCCAGCCAGTGACGGCGGATCTCGGGCGCCTGCTAAACCCGGCGATCGCGGGAGCGGCTGGGCGCTGA
- a CDS encoding ABC transporter ATP-binding protein — protein MPVDAALEIVGLTVAYGRHEVLRDLTLVVREGEFVGLVGPSGCGKSTLLRAVAGLVVPAAGTIAVFGRPVAGCMPEVGILFQEDALLPWRTARDNVALGLRCRGVRPDEARAQAQAWLERVGLGAFADRFPHELSGGMKQRVALAQVLAPRPRVLLMDEPFASLDAIVRTLLQAEFARLVRDERLTVVLVTHDLEEALLLADRVALLSAGPGARLVRVYDVPFAHPRDPVHLRGAPAFGRLVEALWEDLRGEVGRMGWEVMV, from the coding sequence ATGCCGGTCGACGCCGCGCTGGAGATCGTGGGCCTCACGGTCGCCTACGGCCGCCACGAGGTGCTGCGTGACCTCACCCTGGTGGTGCGGGAGGGTGAGTTCGTCGGCCTCGTAGGCCCGTCGGGCTGCGGCAAGAGCACGCTGCTGCGCGCCGTGGCAGGGTTGGTGGTGCCGGCGGCGGGCACGATCGCGGTCTTCGGCCGTCCGGTGGCCGGCTGTATGCCCGAGGTCGGCATCCTCTTCCAGGAAGACGCGCTGCTGCCGTGGCGCACCGCGCGGGACAACGTCGCGCTGGGGCTGCGCTGCCGCGGCGTGCGACCGGACGAGGCGCGCGCCCAGGCCCAGGCGTGGCTCGAGCGCGTGGGGCTGGGGGCGTTCGCCGACCGCTTCCCCCACGAACTCTCCGGTGGCATGAAGCAGCGCGTGGCGCTGGCGCAGGTGCTCGCGCCGCGGCCCCGTGTGTTGTTGATGGACGAGCCCTTCGCCAGCCTCGACGCCATCGTGCGGACGCTGCTCCAGGCGGAGTTCGCGCGGCTGGTGCGCGACGAGCGGCTCACAGTGGTGCTGGTCACCCACGACCTGGAGGAAGCGCTGCTGCTGGCCGACCGCGTCGCGTTGCTCTCGGCGGGGCCGGGCGCGCGCCTGGTCCGGGTCTACGACGTGCCGTTTGCGCACCCGCGCGACCCGGTGCACCTGCGCGGCGCGCCGGCCTTCGGGCGCTTGGTCGAGGCGCTCTGGGAAGACCTGCGGGGTGAGGTGGGCCGAATGGGGTGGGAGGTGATGGTGTGA
- a CDS encoding ABC transporter permease, with product MRRLGALVVVLGAWEGVTRLRWVSALVVPPPAAVVGALGELARGGALWGHVGATVAEALGGLGLGVAAGGLLGLAAALLPPVADVLAPVMAVLNAVPRVILAPLLVIWFGIGMASKVALSFLLVAVTVFFAVYGGIRETDRRLIERVRTLGGDAWVVIREVYVPSVGAWVLGSLKLAVGFAFTGAVVGEFVASSRGLGYLLSFAQSTYNAALTVALIVLVMAVTLALFAGLERLERRLLRWRTGTVGAGGRRLGTAARTPARGEAVVP from the coding sequence ATGAGGCGTCTGGGCGCGCTGGTGGTGGTTTTGGGCGCGTGGGAAGGGGTCACGCGGTTGCGATGGGTCAGCGCGCTGGTGGTCCCCCCACCGGCGGCCGTGGTGGGCGCCCTGGGAGAGCTGGCGCGAGGCGGTGCGCTCTGGGGACACGTCGGTGCAACCGTCGCAGAGGCGCTGGGCGGCCTGGGCCTGGGTGTCGCTGCGGGCGGGTTGCTGGGCCTGGCGGCGGCATTGCTGCCGCCGGTTGCGGACGTGCTGGCGCCGGTCATGGCCGTGCTGAACGCCGTGCCCCGTGTGATCCTGGCGCCGCTGCTGGTGATCTGGTTTGGCATCGGCATGGCGTCGAAGGTCGCGTTGAGCTTCCTCCTGGTGGCGGTCACGGTGTTCTTCGCCGTCTACGGGGGCATCCGCGAGACCGATCGTCGCCTGATCGAGCGCGTGCGCACGCTCGGCGGTGATGCTTGGGTGGTCATCCGCGAGGTCTACGTGCCCTCGGTGGGCGCCTGGGTGCTCGGCAGCCTCAAGCTGGCCGTCGGCTTCGCGTTCACCGGCGCGGTGGTGGGCGAGTTCGTCGCGTCGAGCCGTGGGCTCGGCTACCTGCTGTCGTTCGCGCAGAGCACCTACAACGCCGCCCTGACCGTCGCCCTCATCGTGCTGGTCATGGCGGTGACGCTGGCGTTGTTTGCCGGGTTGGAGCGCCTGGAACGGCGGCTGCTGCGGTGGAGGACCGGCACGGTCGGCGCTGGTGGGCGGCGCCTGGGGACCGCAGCGCGCACGCCGGCGCGCGGGGAGGCGGTGGTGCCTTGA
- a CDS encoding sugar ABC transporter substrate-binding protein: MSVNFTVTRWRWMVIAAAIMTLLIVLSSWGIAQQRVTLRFWMSADPALEQAMDALLQAYMRVNPNVTVQRDAFPFNEYHQKLTTAFAAGDPPDVFWMDVRTAAFAAQGSLVVLERFLTPQNKADILESGLIEPVWKGKLYGIPMHELTEGLFVNRTMFEEAGIRIPQRLNEAWTWDEFVSIARRLTKRTGDRTDVWGFGVLRHLSDWPILPIIYQNNGAVLSPDLKKATGYLNSPATVEALRWYQDLFTRHRVIAFDPIPEGFPAGKIAIFQAPSTYRAVLDRRYPEFKYAVVPMFRGKRCAVTAGGWNVSISAKTKHPELAWSLVDWLTRERHQEWVRTSGYLPVRKSLLQRDPQFRQYPWNIFTAQLQSCAIHRPHTPAYNFFFDTFLAIAKDIALGRDVQRVLDDAAARLDAALARGGR; the protein is encoded by the coding sequence ATGTCAGTAAACTTTACGGTCACCCGCTGGCGATGGATGGTCATAGCCGCGGCCATCATGACGCTCCTTATCGTGCTGAGCTCGTGGGGTATCGCTCAACAGCGGGTGACCCTGCGGTTTTGGATGTCGGCGGATCCGGCCCTGGAGCAGGCGATGGATGCGCTGCTGCAGGCCTACATGCGGGTCAACCCCAACGTGACTGTCCAGCGCGACGCGTTCCCGTTCAACGAATACCACCAGAAGCTGACGACGGCCTTTGCTGCGGGCGATCCGCCCGACGTGTTCTGGATGGACGTGCGTACGGCCGCCTTCGCGGCACAGGGGAGCCTCGTGGTCCTCGAGCGGTTCCTGACGCCGCAGAACAAGGCCGATATTCTGGAGTCGGGGCTGATCGAGCCGGTGTGGAAAGGAAAGCTCTACGGCATTCCCATGCACGAACTCACCGAGGGGCTCTTCGTCAATCGCACGATGTTCGAGGAAGCCGGTATTCGCATTCCGCAGCGCCTCAACGAGGCGTGGACGTGGGACGAGTTTGTGTCGATCGCGCGGCGACTGACCAAGCGCACGGGCGATCGCACTGACGTCTGGGGCTTCGGTGTCCTGCGGCACCTGAGCGACTGGCCGATTCTGCCCATCATTTACCAGAACAATGGCGCCGTGCTCAGCCCCGATCTCAAGAAGGCCACCGGCTACCTGAACAGCCCGGCGACAGTCGAGGCGTTGCGCTGGTACCAGGACCTGTTCACGCGGCATCGGGTCATCGCGTTCGATCCAATCCCGGAGGGGTTCCCCGCGGGCAAGATCGCGATCTTCCAGGCGCCGAGCACGTACCGGGCAGTGCTGGATCGGCGGTACCCGGAGTTCAAGTACGCGGTGGTCCCGATGTTCCGCGGGAAGCGGTGCGCGGTGACAGCTGGAGGGTGGAACGTATCGATCTCGGCCAAGACCAAGCATCCCGAGCTGGCGTGGTCACTGGTGGACTGGCTTACCCGGGAACGGCACCAGGAGTGGGTGCGGACCAGCGGGTACCTTCCGGTGCGCAAATCCCTGCTCCAGCGGGACCCGCAGTTTCGTCAGTACCCTTGGAACATCTTCACTGCACAGCTTCAGAGCTGCGCGATCCACCGCCCCCACACGCCCGCCTACAACTTCTTCTTCGACACGTTCCTGGCTATCGCCAAAGACATCGCTCTGGGGCGGGATGTGCAGAGGGTGCTGGACGACGCGGCGGCGCGCCTGGACGCAGCCCTGGCCCGCGGCGGTCGCTAG
- a CDS encoding sugar ABC transporter permease: protein MPPRAARGSGLARQRYAAAAVFLLPATVGIVLFAVLPILQALRLSFFDYSLLNPQLVFVGGANYVRAAQDPVFRIALRNTLVYAGLLVVAQTVAALGLALALNRPLRGLAFFRSAFFIPVVTSLVVISTVWKLLYNSQGFINSVLQALGLPSQPFLASADQALVSLVAMSAWKEVGFYMLIFLAGLQAIPADLYESAAIDGATGWQSFWQITVPLLRRAAVFVVVVGTISAFKVFTPVYLMTDGGPADSTMVLVFYIFRTAFRYFEMGFAAAMSFLLLVIVLVFTLLQFRLLRTTVEY from the coding sequence GTGCCGCCTCGTGCAGCCCGTGGGTCGGGACTGGCCCGTCAGCGGTACGCCGCTGCGGCGGTCTTTCTGCTCCCGGCCACGGTCGGGATCGTATTGTTCGCGGTCCTCCCGATCCTCCAGGCGCTGCGCCTGAGCTTCTTCGACTACTCCCTACTCAACCCGCAGCTCGTCTTCGTGGGCGGGGCCAACTACGTGCGGGCGGCGCAGGATCCGGTGTTCCGCATTGCCCTGCGCAACACCCTCGTCTACGCTGGGCTGCTCGTCGTGGCGCAGACGGTGGCTGCATTGGGACTCGCGCTGGCCCTGAACCGCCCACTGCGCGGGTTGGCGTTCTTTCGATCAGCCTTCTTCATCCCCGTGGTCACCTCGCTGGTGGTCATCAGCACGGTCTGGAAGCTGCTCTACAACTCCCAGGGGTTCATCAACAGCGTGCTGCAGGCCCTGGGCCTGCCTTCCCAGCCGTTCCTGGCCAGCGCCGACCAGGCCTTGGTGAGCCTGGTAGCCATGAGCGCGTGGAAGGAAGTGGGCTTCTACATGCTCATCTTCCTGGCCGGCCTGCAGGCGATTCCCGCGGATCTCTACGAGAGCGCGGCCATCGACGGGGCCACGGGCTGGCAGAGCTTCTGGCAGATCACCGTACCGCTCCTGCGGCGGGCTGCGGTCTTCGTGGTGGTGGTCGGAACGATCTCGGCCTTCAAGGTGTTCACCCCAGTCTACCTGATGACCGATGGCGGCCCTGCGGACAGCACCATGGTCTTGGTGTTCTACATCTTCCGAACCGCGTTCCGGTACTTCGAGATGGGATTTGCCGCCGCGATGTCGTTCTTGCTGCTGGTGATCGTGCTGGTCTTCACCTTGCTGCAGTTTCGGCTGCTGCGGACCACGGTGGAGTACTGA
- a CDS encoding carbohydrate ABC transporter permease — protein sequence MRRPADGSLVVPARARPRAVVSPWAVVRRASGRVGLYAMLTVLAAIFLVPYLWMVASSLRPQVEIFRYVSPLSWRTFVPEVVTFDAYRELFRLVPFPFSRYLMNSVIVATAVTGLSLMVNAMAAYAFARLAFPGRDVLFALFLGTMIVPFEVLAIPLYLQVRALGWVNTYQALIIPWVANPLGIFLLRQFFQEIPRELEEAARIDGCSYFGAFRHVVLPNAVPALVAFALIRFQASWDAFLWPLIAAPAAEKRVIQVAIASFVTEVQTRWDLTFAASTLATVPIIVVFLILQRYYVQGVVMSGLKG from the coding sequence ATGCGGCGGCCTGCAGATGGCTCCCTGGTGGTGCCCGCCCGGGCGAGGCCCCGGGCGGTGGTCTCTCCCTGGGCCGTGGTCCGCCGTGCCAGCGGGCGCGTGGGCCTGTACGCGATGCTGACGGTCCTGGCGGCGATTTTCCTGGTGCCGTACCTCTGGATGGTGGCGTCCTCCCTGCGGCCGCAGGTCGAGATCTTTCGGTACGTGTCGCCGCTATCGTGGCGCACCTTCGTGCCGGAGGTGGTGACGTTCGACGCGTACCGTGAACTGTTTCGGCTGGTACCGTTCCCGTTCTCGCGCTACCTGATGAACAGCGTGATCGTGGCCACCGCGGTCACGGGTCTCAGCCTGATGGTCAACGCCATGGCGGCGTACGCCTTCGCACGCCTAGCCTTTCCCGGGCGCGATGTGCTCTTCGCGCTGTTCCTGGGCACGATGATCGTACCCTTCGAGGTGCTCGCCATTCCCCTCTACCTGCAGGTGCGCGCGCTGGGCTGGGTCAACACGTACCAGGCGCTGATCATTCCGTGGGTTGCGAATCCCCTGGGGATCTTCCTGCTGCGGCAGTTCTTCCAGGAGATTCCCCGGGAGTTGGAGGAGGCTGCCCGGATCGACGGGTGTTCCTATTTTGGCGCGTTCCGCCACGTCGTGCTTCCCAACGCGGTGCCTGCCCTGGTGGCGTTCGCCCTGATTCGGTTTCAGGCCAGCTGGGACGCGTTCCTGTGGCCGTTGATCGCGGCACCGGCGGCCGAGAAGCGTGTGATCCAGGTGGCCATTGCCAGCTTCGTAACCGAGGTGCAGACACGCTGGGACCTGACGTTTGCAGCCAGCACACTGGCCACCGTGCCCATCATCGTTGTCTTTCTCATCCTGCAGCGATACTACGTCCAGGGCGTCGTGATGAGCGGACTCAAGGGGTAG